Proteins from a genomic interval of Pithys albifrons albifrons isolate INPA30051 chromosome 15, PitAlb_v1, whole genome shotgun sequence:
- the FNDC9 gene encoding fibronectin type III domain-containing protein 9, with product MMNIEVHNITYTSATVSWAMNSPCPENYYHVMYRPNWNSVFAGYLRQNFHREERVPHPLSSLVLHRLTPSTIYVLCITCKNSYPSSNHCTTFHTLDKIPLVFGGSKHEPTTSMWMVSSLLLLCFLALLAYGCLQFWSARCHQAVRLKHPNTSPEEVVEGSSSQEEPLNDGLREELLEVPMTTVLMRSSSFMRASPHSSPHCFFPYKNSDDKRAMLPQHSLQ from the coding sequence ATGATGAACATTGAAGTGCACAACATCACCTACACCAGTGCCACTGTGTCCTGGGCCATGAACAGCCCCTGTCCAGAGAACTACTACCACGTCATGTACCGCCCCAACTGGAACAGCGTCTTTGCCGGCTATTTACGCCAAAACTTCCACCGTGAGGAGCGAGTTCCTCACCCCCTCAGCTCCCTTGTCCTCCACCGTCTCACACCATCCACCATCTACGTACTCTGCATCACGTGCAAAAACTCTTACCCCTCCAGCAACCACTGCACCACCTTCCACACTCTGGACAAAATCCCCCTGGTTTTCGGCGGCTCTAAGCATGAACCCACCACGTCCATGTGGATGGTGAGCagcctgctgctcctctgcttcctTGCTCTCCTGGCCTACGGCTGCCTGCAGTTCTGGTCTGCACGGTGCCACCAGGCTGTGAGGCTGAAGCATCCCAACACAAGCCCTGAAGAAGTGGTCGAAGGAAGCAGCTCACAGGAAGAGCCACTGAATGATGGACTGAGAGAGGAACTTCTGGAAGTCCCCATGACCACTGTGCTGATGAGGAGCTCCAGTTTCATGAGGGCGAGTCCACATAGCTCCCCTCACTGCTTTTTTCCCTATAAAAACAGTGATGATAAAAGGGCCATGTTGCCACAGCACAGCCTTCAATGA